A region of Kineococcus rhizosphaerae DNA encodes the following proteins:
- a CDS encoding TetR/AcrR family transcriptional regulator, with protein MAERKVRADAQRNLDALLVAARDVFAVSGVDAPVREIAAKAGVGVGTVYRHFPQRSDLVTAVFRHEVDACAEQAPLLAAQHPPFEALRLWLLRFTGFVAAKRGLAAALHSGDPAFEPLPAYFSSRFEPALEALLEAAEAAGEIRRPLTADELLATLSRLSTPDQDYTERVVDLLLDGLRHRP; from the coding sequence ATGGCTGAACGCAAGGTGCGCGCCGACGCGCAGCGCAACCTCGACGCCCTGCTCGTCGCCGCCCGCGACGTCTTCGCCGTCTCCGGGGTCGACGCCCCCGTGCGCGAGATCGCGGCGAAGGCCGGCGTCGGCGTCGGCACCGTCTACCGCCACTTCCCCCAGCGCTCCGACCTCGTCACGGCCGTGTTCCGCCACGAGGTCGACGCGTGCGCCGAGCAAGCGCCCCTGCTGGCCGCGCAGCACCCACCGTTCGAGGCGCTGCGGCTCTGGCTCCTGCGCTTCACCGGCTTCGTCGCCGCCAAGCGCGGGCTCGCCGCGGCCCTGCACTCCGGCGACCCCGCCTTCGAACCCCTCCCCGCGTACTTCTCCTCGAGGTTCGAACCCGCCCTCGAGGCGCTGCTGGAGGCCGCCGAAGCGGCCGGGGAGATCCGCCGCCCGCTGACGGCGGACGAACTGCTCGCCACGCTGTCCCGGCTGTCCACGCCGGATCAGGACTACACCGAGCGCGTCGTGGACCTGCTGCTCGACGGGCTGCGCCACCGCCCCTGA